From Triplophysa dalaica isolate WHDGS20190420 chromosome 24, ASM1584641v1, whole genome shotgun sequence:
CACGCAGTCTTCTCGCAAACTTCCAGTAAAATCTAAAGAGATTGAACAAGAACACATTCTTCCAGTCCTTGTGTGCATCTACTTGTGGCGCAGAAATGACGCTTTTGAACTTATTCTGCATGCGTTACAAACAGTTTCACTTGTGCACTTCTATGgcagaacataaaaaatacagaaatgttaCACGCTATTCTGTATTGTGTTGTACACATCATTACCATCTGCTGCTCTTACATGAGAACCTGCAACAGTCCTTGATCTTTCTGTAGAGCCACATATTCGTGAAACAtgccatttttatgttttgcaagaTGAGAAGCAAACCCCCTTAGTCTTCACATTCCCTGCCCCGTATGGTTAACAAAATCAGATAAAAACTGACAGGAATGCAGCATCAGGCTTTCTGTAATGGCTATCAGTCCTGCCAAAACACGTCTGTTCAAAGGAAACGGTATCTTGTATCATATTTAAAAGGCTGTAGGAATGTCTTAATGACAGATGCATGTGCGAAAACAGtgcatttacaaaaatactAGCAGGTGGTCTTGAGGAATTGGTTTCCTGTAATGTAGTTTGAACGTTAGTTTCTCTAAACTGTCTGTTTTAGGGGATTTATTGTCCACGACAACAATGGTCTTGCATTACAGTGGTTGAAATACAAGGCAAGTACACAGTTTTCAAAGACAcctaatatacagtaaattgaCCTTTTACACTTCAGCAATTTCCTGCAACTTGAAAAGCTTCATGCACAAAGCATTCTCAGTCTGAATGCAACAAAAGCAAAAGAATTTCATTGTAACACCGCCAAAAACACCACACAAGGCTTTGGCACATGAAGGATCTCTAATTGCTCTTCAATTTATTTAGAAGCTTGTGTGAGGAGGAGCCAATGCAATAAACAACATGCATACAGCAAACCCTAACCATTATACTGACGTGTACTGAATAAACTGATATTCTGTACAATAACCAACAATCCCATTGGATGAAATTAAACTGGACCTGGGGATTTCTGGGAAATCTGAATCTGGAAAAGGTGAGTGCacagtgtttattatttatcaacTCTTGAATTAAGTTCCGACAGCTTTCAAAGGTCGTGGTCGATGAGTCActtgtaaaaatgaatacagttttatttttagttctaggagtttgtttttattaaaacttttggGAACCCGTTGGAGCAAATCCGCCCACAATGCCAACTGGAGATCTACACACTGACATTGACGTACAAAACAGTAATGATATAGCGCACATTTTTAATCAACTCAACATTGATGTGAAGTTTCAAAAGATATTTGATGTGGATTTGCACCAGTTGAACTGTTAAATCGAAGGTGACATAACATAACACGGCAAGGTAGAGGACTGCTGATGAGCTTCCTGGTGGGAAATGTGGTTATAGACCGAGTCCTTTTTAATCAGGAGTGGAGAAGTTCAGGCTTTCGACAACTATTCTCATTTATGCACTGTGAGGGGAACCTGTTTAATGGAACCGTCCAACCCTGTCGTAACATGTCCAGATGAATAAGGACCTGAAAATCAATGGACCCATGGgaacaaacatatttaaatcaCTCAGAAACTACACACGCCAACAAATTTCAAGAGATCCAGGAATAATAGTTTACTCGGtaacttttcataaaaatattacttaaagcaaaaagtctaaaataaacttttaaggTAATGGTGACCAATGTTGAAGCTTGACAGCCTCCAGTCCCCGTCCACTTTTACTTTATGGAAGAAAGCTTCTCAGAAATTATGCTAAATATTATCGGTAGTGTTCCATGGAGAAATCAAAGTCATAAGGGTTTGGAGTGACACAAGTTTGAAGAAAATATGgtctgaagaaaaaaacatgacgaTATAGGGCCAGATTTACACCTTGCGGCAATGCAAATGACTCTTTTGTCGTAAAAAAACTAACTACTGTCGATATTTACTAATGTCACACTGAAAAGGCGTGTACACAGTTGTTTTTGCGACCGACCTTACTGCATATGCATTTGTAAGAGTTTCCTTCTTCAGATACAAACTTTATGGGAGGAAAAAAATTTCCGGGAAAAGGAAAATAAGACCTTTGTTTCGTCACAGTAAtccatggtttaaaaaaattgctgaGGGAGTGTATTTTGCGTTGTGTGTATGTTGTACGTcgaactcgttttttgacactTTGCTAATGTTTAGCATTAATCCAACATTTGTAACAGTGTCaagtcagaatgcataaaaTAGCTTTGTACCTACAGTAAATCACCCACAGAAATTTTCCCTCCGAACGGTGCTTATTCGATATTGCGCTTCGCACATTAGTTTATTCAGATTAAATCAGGAAGACAATTATATTTTCTTCACTACACACTTTGTAGGTCACTTACATCATAGAGGGTCAGACTCGCcttcacatgtacagtacatgcagTTCATTATGAATTTTATGATCGTCCACTGGCGAGCAAAGACAATTTTCAACTCGCATTTGGCATTTTCCGAATGTTTTCGGTCCTGCCAACATGTCTATTCCATAAAGTATATGGGACCAACAGCaattacaaacacattttcacattgACCTCAGCAGGCAAGAGACTCTGAAATGAGTTTCTTCTGTTGACGCAAAGCGAGTTTCACATTCTTCCCCCATGCAACAAAGCCGTATGCAAATCGCATTGACAGAATGAGCACAATGGACATAAATCCTGTAAATAACAAATGCTTTCATATGAAACATATGATTTAGGCCACAGGGACACGATGGAGTCTTCCGGACAGCACTAGGATTAGGACTACTGTCAAAAGTATTAGGTCACAAACGTTAAAATGTTGGAAAGTCAAATGACAACTTTTTTCCAATCTAATGTTATTGTGTTTGAAGGTTAGTAGGAGCtgctgtttacatttatttctgtctgCCTCcatttttccagaaaatcatGTTGTAAGTTAGAGATCCATGTATTATATGTTTGCAGCATCAGGCTTCTAAAGGGTCttgacatctttatttatttcagttgcaCACACATGCTTACAATATGAAGTTAATGTTCTGCGTTTATCACAGAGCATAACAGAAGTTGTTTTTGCAGTCACTGTACATATTCGTATTGAAGGGGTTACAGTAGATTTACAGCGCTATTTTCCTGGTGCTAAAGAAGGTCATGGTCAAGTTTTCTGgttaatttttgtttgtttgtttacattgaaCAACATtctaaataatgaaataaaacaaaagataacataaaaacattaaaaaaaacaaaaaggcttTCGCAATACAAGACAAAAGGCATAAAGTTGATGATCTGCACCTTCTCAGTCATCTGGATTAAATGAGtcaatttaattatataaaaagtgaTAGAAAACTTGGTTCTCGTGTTCTTTAAGCATGTCTCTGTGTGTGCCAGTATGTCTTAGTCgtgttttttggggggtctTATTTGTGGTTGGGCACTGTTGATGATTGTGGTTCATGAAAGGACTTGATGACTTCACTGAGCTGGTGCTTTTGGAAAAAGCTTTGAGGTTCACTTTGAGGAAATGCAGATCGTCCCCATCTACCGTAAATTACACAAGCCTTTATTTCATGTGACACACCCATACAAACGTcgagacattttttatttgtcttttcagATATTATTCTTTCTGAAAAAAGAACAGATTAGAGTATGCGTTAAAAcagaatgaaatgtttattgtttcatttatttagttaaatttAGAAGActtaaattaaacagaattaaaagaaaaaggCTTGCAGAGCCGATTTCACGTACCAGGCCACCGTTGTGTATACAATCTCACTCCAACCTGAGAGAGGAATTTCAGAGATTAGAAAGGAATTTTAATGTAACATGTGTAATTTTCAAGAGGGGAGAAACTGATAAAAATTGGAATGGCATAACTCCATATATTAATATTGTCAAGACACTGGTATCAAAACTTGTAGACTTATGTATTTTCAACAATGGAATTTTTTTCTCTCAGATCTCATCAGATTGTGAATGAGGGTTTATTGATCTATGAAGGCACTCATGCAATGGCACTGGCTGGCGTTCTAGCGGTGACACTGTGTGGATTACTTGTTGCCCGGGGAGGCCAAATGAAACAGGCCCGCACACCTTTGCTGCCCAATCGGCCGTTTGTGGTCTTGTGGAACGCACCCACTGAATCCTGCCGTCTTCGATTCAAGGTTGAACATGTGTCGATAATCTAGCAAGCATAACTAAATCTGTGTGgtccaaataatgaaaatgatattTGTGGTTCAGATCATGTAACTCTATCATGTCTTTTGCTCTTGCCAGGTGGATTTGGACCTTAGCGTCTTTGACATTGTTGCTAACCACAACGAGACCCTGAGCGGCCCCAATGTGACTATCTTTTACCATAGCCGCCTTGGTTATTACCCCTATTACACCAGCTCTGGAATTCCCATCAACGGAGGCCTTCCTCAGAACTTGAGCTTGAGCAAACACCTCAGCAAAGCCCGAGCAGACATCGATAAGCTCATCCCCTTCAAGGACTTTCACGGCCTGGGCGTCATCGATTGGGAAAATTGGCGTCCGCAGTGGGTGCGCAACTGGGGTTTGAAAGACATCTACCGGAACAAGTCCAAGGAGCTTATAAGGAAACTGCATCCGAGTTGGCCGCAAAGCAAGGTGGAGAATGAAGCCAAGGAGATGTTTGAGAAAGCTGGACTGGAGTTCATGAACACCACACTTCTGCTGGCTGAAAGTCGTCGGCCGCACGGCCTCTGGGGTTTTTATCTCTTTCCTGACTGTTACAATTATGGTTACAAGCAGCATCCATTGCGTTACGGTGGAGAATGTCCTAATGTTGAGCATGTACGCAATGACCACCTGATGTGGCTTTGGAAGGGGAGTACAGCCCTCTTTCCTTCCATCTATCTCGACTATGAGCTCAAGTCCTCACCCAACACGTTGAAATTTGTGCACTATCGCGTCAAGGAGGCCATGCGGATTGCCTCAATTGCTCGGAATGACTATACCCTGCCGGTTTTCGTCTACTCAAGGCCCTTTTATGCCTACACATTTGACGTTCTGTCAGAAGTGAGTAGAGTATTGCAAGTGTTTAGTAAACAATTCAGAAAAGTTAAAGCTGCAGTCTGTACCTTTTACCTCTATACTGCCATCTCTGTTCGGAACATGAGA
This genomic window contains:
- the hyal6 gene encoding hyaluronoglucosaminidase 6, with the translated sequence MALAGVLAVTLCGLLVARGGQMKQARTPLLPNRPFVVLWNAPTESCRLRFKVDLDLSVFDIVANHNETLSGPNVTIFYHSRLGYYPYYTSSGIPINGGLPQNLSLSKHLSKARADIDKLIPFKDFHGLGVIDWENWRPQWVRNWGLKDIYRNKSKELIRKLHPSWPQSKVENEAKEMFEKAGLEFMNTTLLLAESRRPHGLWGFYLFPDCYNYGYKQHPLRYGGECPNVEHVRNDHLMWLWKGSTALFPSIYLDYELKSSPNTLKFVHYRVKEAMRIASIARNDYTLPVFVYSRPFYAYTFDVLSESDLIHTIGESAALGAAGVVLWGSSEYSRSEKNCLTIKNYIDGPLGHYVINVTSAAKLCSKALCKKNGKCVRKTLDSWAYLHLNPRFFNIQLNRGIRGPRFHVSGHLNNVDILDMKQKFTCQCYQGWTGIYCEMPLEAKPIAPHTRNGVLGYLLVVLSLHFSCLSAIVFLGLCLIIKFLIL